One region of Glycine max cultivar Williams 82 chromosome 9, Glycine_max_v4.0, whole genome shotgun sequence genomic DNA includes:
- the LOC100778420 gene encoding pentatricopeptide repeat-containing protein At3g22470, mitochondrial isoform X1, with amino-acid sequence MSFSFSLSRRLSSSLSHSIPNFPPFLPNPTFPFYFHSQPPSIHDVVHDAVSQFNGMLLMRNTPSIIEFGKILGSLVKMKHFPTAISLSKQMEVKGIEPDLVTLSILINCFCHLGQMAFSFSVLGKILKLGYQPNTIILTTLMKGLCLKGEVKKSLHFHDKVVAQGFQMNQVSYGTLLNGLCKIGETRCAIKLLRMIEDRSTRPDVVMYNTIIDGLCKDKLVNEAYDFYTEMNSRGIFPDVITYSTLICGFCLAGQLMGAFSLLNEMTLKNINPDVYTYTILIDALCKEGKLKEAKNLLGVMTKEGVKPNVVTYSTLMDGYCLVGEVHNAKQIFHAMVQTEVNPSVCSYNIMINGLCKGKSVDEAMNLLREMLHKNVVPNTVTYNSLIDGLCKSGRITSALDLMKELHHRGQPADVITYTSLLDGLCKNQNLDKAIALFMKMKERGIQPNKYTYTALIDGLCKGARLKNAQKLFQHILVKGCCIDVYTYNVMIGGLCKEGMLDEALAMKSKMEDNGCIPDAVTFEIIIRSLFEKDENDKAEKLLHEMIAKGLLHFRNFHGERSPVTNKVIVNFHVAELP; translated from the coding sequence ATgtcattctcattctcattgtcAAGAAGGTTAAgctcttctctctctcattccATTCCCAACTTTCCTCCTTTTCTTCCAAACCCCACTTTCCCTTTTTACTTTCACTCTCAGCCTCCATCCATTCACGATGTTGTCCATGATGCTGTTTCCCAGTTCAATGGCATGCTCCTTATGCGTAATACCCCGTCGATCATCGAATTTGGCAAGATTTTAGGATCCCTCGTAAAGATGAAGCATTTTCCCACTGCCATTTCCCTTTCTAAACAAATGGAAGTCAAAGGAATTGAGCCAGATCTTGTTACTTTGAGCATCCTCATCAATTGTTTCTGCCACTTGGGCCAAAtggccttttctttttctgtattgggcaaaattctaaaattaggTTATCAGCCGAATACCATAATCTTGACTACACTCATGAAAGGTCTGTGTCTCAAGGGTGAGGTAAAGAAATCACTGCACTTTCATGACAAGGTCGTAGCACAAGGATTTCAGATGAACCAGGTTAGTTACGGGACCCTGCTCAATGGACTATGTAAAATAGGAGAAACGAGATGTGCCATCAAGTTGCTGAGAATGATTGAAGACAGATCAACTAGGCCTGATGTGGTAATGTACAACACCATCATTGATGGCTTATGCAAAGATAAACTTGTAAACGAGGCTTATGATTTTTATACTGAAATGAATTCTAGAGGAATTTTTCCTGATGTTATCACTTACAGTACTCTAATATGTGGCTTTTGCCTTGCGGGTCAGTTAATGGGAGCATTCAGTCTATTAAATGAAATGACATTGAAGAACATCAACCCGGATGTTTATACCTATACTATATTGATTGATGCATTATGTAAAGAAGGAAAGCTGAAAGaagcaaaaaatttattaggtgtGATGACGAAAGAAGGAGTAAAACCTAATGTTGTTACTTATAGTACTTTAATGGATGGATATTGTTTAGTTGGTGAAGTGCATAATGCAAAACAGATATTCCATGCTATGGTCCAAACTGAGGTAAATCCTAGTGTTTGCAGCTACAATATAATGATTAATGGATTATGTAAGGGTAAAAGCGTGGATGAGGCCATGAATCTCCTAAGAGAAATGCTACATAAAAATGTGGTTCCTAATACCGTGACGTACAATTCTCTTATTGATGGTTTGTGTAAATCAGGGAGAATTACTTCTGCTTTGGATCTTATGAAGGAGTTGCACCACAGAGGTCAACCAGCTGATGTAATCACCTACACTTCCTTATTAGATGGTTTATGCAAAAACCAAAACCTTGACAAGGCAATTGCACTATTCATGAAAATGAAGGAACGGGGAATTCAGCCAAATAAGTACACATACACGGCACTTATTGATGGATTATGTAAAGGTGCAAGACTTAAGAATGCACAAAAGCTTTTTCAACATATCTTGGTTAAAGGCTGTTGTATAGATGTCTACACATATAATGTCATGATTGGTGGGCTTTGTAAAGAGGGCATGTTGGATGAAGCTTTGGCCATGAAGTCAAAAATGGAAGACAATGGTTGCATCCCTGATGCTGTAACTTTTGAAATCATTATTCGTTCTCTTTTTGAGAAGGATGAGAATGATAAGGCGGAGAAACTTCTCCATGAAATGATTGCTAAAGGCCTATTACATTTTAGGAATTTTCATGGTGAGCGATCTCCGGTTACAAATAAAGTTATTGTGAATTTTCATG
- the LOC121172786 gene encoding probable receptor-like protein kinase At5g24010: MPSTLFLILLLLPLSSLSHLFSPPDNYLINCGSSAPSTLVDHRPFSGDLSGHHRFPFSPSPHAVSLQNNNPLPNLPPIYHTARVFTSPARYTFPISDKGTHIVRLHFHPFTTPILDLGRAQFHVLVNAHVVLSNFTRLLSDPTTNPRIVEYLIWVDAESLAVVFVPNKDSKLAFVNAIEVISAPKDLVPDTAQYLSSSKLEKFEGLNQQALEVVHRVTVGGVKVTPFNDSLWRTWIPDDGFFRPSVGSEKLYFGGRIKYRVGGASREVGPDNVYNSARLIRSKNDSVPNVNMTWVFPVVGGYKYLVRLHFCDIASISLGLLYFNVYVNGNLAYEDLDLSYVLNSLASPFYADFVVDGGDDGALSVGVGPSKRSMPHVIDGILNAVEVMKLNNSRSSLDGEVCADFVMKSWSTGNNTGLLFTLVAAVCIVLSLSIVIRRRLTGSRESVSWSRLPVNLSDDSVKN, translated from the coding sequence ATGCCTTCCACTCTCTTCCTCAttcttctccttctccctctCTCCTCCCTCTCCCACCTCTTCTCTCCCCCCGACAACTACCTCATCAACTGCGGCTCCTCCGCCCCCTCCACCCTCGTCGACCACCGCCCCTTCTCCGGCGACCTCTCCGGCCACCACCGCTTCCCCTTCTCCCCCTCCCCCCACGCCGTTTCGCTCCAAAATAACAACCCCCTCCCCAATCTCCCCCCAATCTACCACACCGCTAGGGTTTTCACAAGCCCCGCAAGGTACACCTTCCCCATCTCCGACAAAGGCACCCACATCGTTCGCCTCCACTTCCACCCCTTCACCACCCCAATTCTCGATCTGGGTCGCGCCCAATTTCACGTCTTGGTCAACGCCCACGTCGTTCTCAGCAACTTCACTCGCTTACTCAGCGACCCCACAACAAACCCTAGAATCGTCGAGTATCTCATCTGGGTCGACGCCGAGAGCCTCGCCGTCGTGTTTGTTCCTAACAAAGACTCCAAATTGGCGTTCGTCAACGCCATTGAGGTTATTTCCGCGCCCAAGGACCTTGTCCCTGACACAGCACAGTATTTGAGTTCGTCGAAATTAGAGAAATTTGAGGGTTTGAACCAACAGGCTCTTGAAGTTGTTCACAGGGTCACTGTTGGGGGTGTTAAAGTTACCCCCTTTAATGATTCCCTGTGGAGAACTTGGATTCCTGATGATGGGTTTTTCAGACCAAGTGTTGGGTCGGAAAAGCTTTACTTTGGTGGTAGGATCAAGTACCGTGTTGGAGGGGCTAGTCGTGAGGTTGGACCTGATAATGTTTACAATAGTGCTAGGTTGATTAGGAGTAAGAATGATTCTGTTCCTAATGTTAATATGACTTGGGTGTTTCCTGTTGTTGGAGGGTACAAATACTTGGTTCGGTTGCATTTCTGTGATATTGCTAGCATTTCGCTTGGTTTGCTTTACTTCAATGTGTATGTCAATGGGAATTTGGCTTATGAAGATTTGGATCTCTCTTACGTTTTGAATTCGCTGGCTTCGCCGTTTTACGCGGACTTTGTGGTTGATGGAGGAGATGATGGGGCCTTGAGTGTTGGTGTAGGTCCTTCGAAGAGGAGCATGCCGCATGTCATCGATGGGATATTGAACGCGGTTGAGGTTATGAAGTTGAACAATTCGCGCAGTAGCCTTGATGGAGAGGTTTGTGCTGATTTTGTTATGAAGAGCTGGTCGACGGGGAATAATACAGGTTTGCTGTTTACTTTGGTGGCTGCTGTTTGCATTGTGTTGAGCTTGTCCATAGTGATTCGTAGGAGGTTGACTGGATCGAGGGAATCTGTGTCTTGGTCAAGGTTGCCTGTGAATTTGTCGGATGATAGTGTTAAGAATTAA
- the LOC100778420 gene encoding pentatricopeptide repeat-containing protein At3g22470, mitochondrial isoform X2, which produces MSFSFSLSRRLSSSLSHSIPNFPPFLPNPTFPFYFHSQPPSIHDVVHDAVSQFNGMLLMRNTPSIIEFGKILGSLVKMKHFPTAISLSKQMEVKGIEPDLVTLSILINCFCHLGQMAFSFSVLGKILKLGYQPNTIILTTLMKGLCLKGEVKKSLHFHDKVVAQGFQMNQVSYGTLLNGLCKIGETRCAIKLLRMIEDRSTRPDVVMYNTIIDGLCKDKLVNEAYDFYTEMNSRGIFPDVITYSTLICGFCLAGQLMGAFSLLNEMTLKNINPDVYTYTILIDALCKEGKLKEAKNLLGVMTKEGVKPNVVTYSTLMDGYCLVGEVHNAKQIFHAMVQTEVNPSVCSYNIMINGLCKGKSVDEAMNLLREMLHKNVVPNTVTYNSLIDGLCKSGRITSALDLMKELHHRGQPADVITYTSLLDGLCKNQNLDKAIALFMKMKERGIQPNKYTYTALIDGLCKGARLKNAQKLFQHILVKGCCIDVYTYNVMIGGLCKEGMLDEALAMKSKMEDNGCIPDAVTFEIIIRSLFEKDENDKAEKLLHEMIAKGLLHFRNFHGERSPVTNKVIVNFHGLLQ; this is translated from the coding sequence ATgtcattctcattctcattgtcAAGAAGGTTAAgctcttctctctctcattccATTCCCAACTTTCCTCCTTTTCTTCCAAACCCCACTTTCCCTTTTTACTTTCACTCTCAGCCTCCATCCATTCACGATGTTGTCCATGATGCTGTTTCCCAGTTCAATGGCATGCTCCTTATGCGTAATACCCCGTCGATCATCGAATTTGGCAAGATTTTAGGATCCCTCGTAAAGATGAAGCATTTTCCCACTGCCATTTCCCTTTCTAAACAAATGGAAGTCAAAGGAATTGAGCCAGATCTTGTTACTTTGAGCATCCTCATCAATTGTTTCTGCCACTTGGGCCAAAtggccttttctttttctgtattgggcaaaattctaaaattaggTTATCAGCCGAATACCATAATCTTGACTACACTCATGAAAGGTCTGTGTCTCAAGGGTGAGGTAAAGAAATCACTGCACTTTCATGACAAGGTCGTAGCACAAGGATTTCAGATGAACCAGGTTAGTTACGGGACCCTGCTCAATGGACTATGTAAAATAGGAGAAACGAGATGTGCCATCAAGTTGCTGAGAATGATTGAAGACAGATCAACTAGGCCTGATGTGGTAATGTACAACACCATCATTGATGGCTTATGCAAAGATAAACTTGTAAACGAGGCTTATGATTTTTATACTGAAATGAATTCTAGAGGAATTTTTCCTGATGTTATCACTTACAGTACTCTAATATGTGGCTTTTGCCTTGCGGGTCAGTTAATGGGAGCATTCAGTCTATTAAATGAAATGACATTGAAGAACATCAACCCGGATGTTTATACCTATACTATATTGATTGATGCATTATGTAAAGAAGGAAAGCTGAAAGaagcaaaaaatttattaggtgtGATGACGAAAGAAGGAGTAAAACCTAATGTTGTTACTTATAGTACTTTAATGGATGGATATTGTTTAGTTGGTGAAGTGCATAATGCAAAACAGATATTCCATGCTATGGTCCAAACTGAGGTAAATCCTAGTGTTTGCAGCTACAATATAATGATTAATGGATTATGTAAGGGTAAAAGCGTGGATGAGGCCATGAATCTCCTAAGAGAAATGCTACATAAAAATGTGGTTCCTAATACCGTGACGTACAATTCTCTTATTGATGGTTTGTGTAAATCAGGGAGAATTACTTCTGCTTTGGATCTTATGAAGGAGTTGCACCACAGAGGTCAACCAGCTGATGTAATCACCTACACTTCCTTATTAGATGGTTTATGCAAAAACCAAAACCTTGACAAGGCAATTGCACTATTCATGAAAATGAAGGAACGGGGAATTCAGCCAAATAAGTACACATACACGGCACTTATTGATGGATTATGTAAAGGTGCAAGACTTAAGAATGCACAAAAGCTTTTTCAACATATCTTGGTTAAAGGCTGTTGTATAGATGTCTACACATATAATGTCATGATTGGTGGGCTTTGTAAAGAGGGCATGTTGGATGAAGCTTTGGCCATGAAGTCAAAAATGGAAGACAATGGTTGCATCCCTGATGCTGTAACTTTTGAAATCATTATTCGTTCTCTTTTTGAGAAGGATGAGAATGATAAGGCGGAGAAACTTCTCCATGAAATGATTGCTAAAGGCCTATTACATTTTAGGAATTTTCATGGTGAGCGATCTCCGGTTACAAATAAAGTTATTGTGAATTTTCATG